From a single Gemmatimonadota bacterium genomic region:
- a CDS encoding zf-HC2 domain-containing protein, whose product MTVTDFEARVSAYVDGEMSPVEMAEMERKAAECEHCRTLLADVQALKERMAQLPQVRPSAEFDFTLRSHLAMAMAKEKQFLHKARGAMFSSVSRTITTLAAAVVIGLGLTQVIFYSDTTPTSQMAVERQEIPLVPGERLPSVDVGALELERLSKESYSLDSRHYRDSARVDSASRLKQLPSDMRDLRRVKQVPVSYSF is encoded by the coding sequence ATGACCGTTACTGATTTTGAAGCGCGCGTTTCGGCTTATGTAGATGGCGAAATGAGTCCGGTAGAAATGGCGGAAATGGAGCGCAAAGCTGCCGAGTGCGAGCATTGTCGCACTTTGCTGGCCGATGTGCAGGCCTTGAAGGAGCGCATGGCGCAATTGCCACAGGTGCGCCCGTCGGCTGAGTTTGATTTTACCCTGCGCAGTCATTTGGCTATGGCTATGGCAAAAGAAAAACAGTTTTTGCACAAGGCGCGGGGCGCAATGTTTTCTTCTGTCTCACGGACGATTACAACGCTGGCTGCGGCTGTGGTGATCGGCCTGGGGTTGACTCAGGTGATTTTCTATAGCGATACAACACCTACCTCACAAATGGCAGTGGAGCGCCAGGAAATTCCGCTGGTGCCGGGCGAGAGATTGCCGAGTGTTGATGTAGGTGCGCTGGAATTAGAGCGTTTGTCCAAGGAGTCTTATAGTCTGGATTCTCGCCATTATAGGGATTCTGCGCGCGTGGATTCCGCATCTCGGTTGAAGCAACTGCCATCGGATATGCGCGATTTGCGCCGCGTGAAACAGGTTCCCGTTTCGTATTCATTTTGA
- a CDS encoding PDZ domain-containing protein — MRSLCCAMALCLLFVGRGWTEERSLLCALEEEIAAILEDNRQSVVRIHTLYPPRAQADSGPFGSVFTHGTGFIFDPRGYILTIEAAIADADEIRVTLASGVQVRATLVGADPVSGIAVIRVEAENLPTVVVGDSQHIRIGHYALLLGNDFGNLVPSVGMVYEIYRDRDLFQVSARVQSSYGGAPVFCGNGRVGGMVWRYEDPIRAVTQNDGSLFGWRPMPSSIFVIPINRAMQVARALVAHGQMAYGKLGVEVAPRGNEVVVVNVQPNSPATEGGIQPGDVVLSYRGRAIGGPVHLKRMVLESTPGETATIGIRRKGQVVAIQVELDQMDSSALVALRPEPLIEPVDAAVYQHINYLQREVGRLRQILHRDK, encoded by the coding sequence ATGAGATCTTTGTGTTGCGCAATGGCGTTGTGCCTGCTCTTTGTGGGCAGGGGATGGACAGAAGAACGCAGCCTGTTGTGCGCGCTTGAAGAGGAAATTGCTGCAATTTTGGAAGATAATCGGCAGAGTGTGGTGCGGATTCACACGCTCTATCCTCCCCGTGCGCAGGCAGATAGCGGGCCGTTTGGTTCGGTGTTTACCCATGGCACGGGGTTTATTTTTGATCCCCGGGGTTATATTTTAACGATTGAAGCCGCTATTGCAGATGCCGATGAGATTCGGGTGACGCTGGCTTCTGGCGTGCAAGTGCGGGCTACGCTGGTGGGAGCAGATCCGGTTTCGGGGATTGCTGTTATTCGCGTTGAGGCAGAAAATTTGCCCACGGTTGTGGTGGGAGATTCACAGCATATTCGAATTGGGCATTACGCCCTTTTGTTGGGCAATGATTTTGGCAATCTGGTGCCTTCTGTTGGGATGGTGTACGAAATCTATCGGGATAGGGATTTGTTTCAGGTGTCGGCCCGCGTGCAGAGCAGTTATGGCGGGGCACCGGTGTTTTGCGGTAATGGACGGGTTGGGGGTATGGTGTGGCGCTACGAAGACCCGATTCGCGCCGTTACACAAAACGATGGTTCTCTCTTTGGGTGGCGTCCCATGCCGTCGTCGATTTTTGTCATTCCGATTAATCGCGCGATGCAGGTGGCGCGCGCACTGGTTGCACATGGGCAGATGGCGTATGGCAAACTGGGTGTGGAGGTTGCACCACGGGGCAACGAGGTGGTGGTGGTCAATGTGCAGCCGAATAGTCCCGCAACTGAGGGCGGGATTCAGCCGGGCGATGTGGTGCTTTCATATCGCGGGCGCGCCATTGGTGGTCCGGTGCATTTGAAGCGGATGGTACTGGAAAGTACGCCGGGCGAGACCGCAACGATAGGTATTCGGCGCAAGGGACAGGTGGTGGCGATACAGGTCGAGCTGGATCAGATGGATAGCTCTGCTCTGGTCGCTTTGCGTCCAGAGCCTCTGATAGAGCCAGTAGATGCAGCGGTTTATCAACATATCAATTATCTGCAACGCGAAGTCGGGCGTTTGCGACAGATTTTGCATCGCGACAAGTAA
- a CDS encoding mandelate racemase/muconate lactonizing enzyme family protein yields the protein MKITDVETIVIKNIQPYRGGRYWLFVQLITDEGIVGLGERPSGNATNLDSQISLVKNLCQQFAIGTSPFDIESLWQRIFASRHDYRHPGLDATPALSAIEMACWDIVGKALNQPIYNLLGGRVHDKLRAYAYMPTDGIWENPERAGEIATRLVADGNTACKFDPFHPIFPNPRDFPLKTIRHVAKIFKSIRDAVGDELEIGIGTHGQFSTSGAIRVAKELEEFSPFWFEEPVPPENIDEMARVAAHTSIPIATGERLVTKYEFAELLKKQAAQILQLDVGQCGGILESKKIASMAEAHYALIAPHMYCGPVAAAAAVQLDTCSPNFLIQEFNANDLHSEIFAEPIQFESGYITPPTGPGLGIELDESVVAKHRA from the coding sequence ATGAAAATCACCGACGTGGAAACCATCGTAATCAAAAACATCCAGCCCTATCGCGGGGGGCGATACTGGCTCTTTGTCCAGCTCATCACCGACGAAGGCATCGTGGGATTAGGCGAGCGACCCTCGGGAAATGCCACCAATCTGGACTCCCAAATCAGCCTCGTCAAAAACCTCTGCCAGCAATTCGCCATCGGCACAAGCCCCTTTGACATCGAAAGCCTGTGGCAGCGCATCTTTGCGTCCCGGCACGACTATCGCCACCCCGGCCTCGACGCAACACCCGCCTTGAGCGCCATTGAAATGGCGTGTTGGGACATTGTCGGCAAAGCCCTGAACCAGCCCATCTACAATCTGCTCGGTGGCAGAGTCCACGACAAACTCAGGGCTTATGCCTACATGCCGACCGACGGCATCTGGGAAAATCCAGAACGCGCAGGTGAGATCGCAACCCGTCTGGTCGCAGACGGAAACACCGCCTGCAAATTCGACCCCTTCCACCCGATCTTTCCCAACCCGCGCGACTTCCCACTCAAAACCATCCGCCACGTCGCCAAAATATTTAAAAGCATCCGGGATGCAGTCGGCGACGAATTGGAAATCGGCATCGGCACCCACGGACAATTCAGCACATCTGGCGCAATCCGCGTGGCAAAAGAACTCGAAGAATTCAGTCCCTTCTGGTTTGAAGAACCCGTCCCCCCGGAAAACATCGACGAAATGGCCCGCGTCGCCGCCCACACCAGCATCCCAATCGCCACGGGGGAACGGCTCGTCACCAAATACGAATTTGCCGAACTCCTCAAAAAACAGGCCGCGCAGATCCTCCAATTAGACGTGGGACAATGCGGCGGAATATTGGAATCCAAAAAAATCGCCAGCATGGCCGAAGCCCACTACGCCCTCATCGCGCCCCACATGTATTGCGGACCCGTCGCCGCCGCCGCCGCAGTGCAACTCGACACATGCTCGCCGAACTTTCTGATCCAGGAATTCAACGCCAACGACCTCCACAGCGAAATATTCGCAGAACCAATCCAATTTGAAAGCGGCTATATCACCCCACCAACAGGACCTGGTCTGGGGATCGAACTCGACGAATCAGTAGTAGCCAAACACCGCGCGTAA